One window of Phycodurus eques isolate BA_2022a chromosome 8, UOR_Pequ_1.1, whole genome shotgun sequence genomic DNA carries:
- the wwc3 gene encoding protein WWC3 isoform X1, whose protein sequence is MPWPGGGGGKRRESSELPLPAGWEEARDYDGRVFFIDHNTRQTSWIDPRDRITKPLTFADCVGDELPLGWEEVYDQQVGVYYIDHINKTTQIENPRTQWRQEQERMLKEYLVVAQEALRAKKEMYLVKQQRLELAQREMLLFHELSEDGRSAAGSAHSGSSSGAKYDPDQIKVEVACRRERLSRLKHELAQVRQELQYKEMGVETLQEIDRKMSCSQTNYKLDEAQAIFNELRSIKKAISAGEKERQDLIQSLAKLTANLQSSLCAGDPAGEVVNSGGGGGGGGGGTTVASEHQQQYCDAGCQTDMMMGEESSHLVDKVKVNWQYEEAKKKVQSIQHQLAQLDSESWSGRAEADRDRDFMQLLREKEALLHDIIMVSKQHKKAHGPDPDADPGPGPGPGPDHDALRQLEEERCRLEEEVQRAHSSQSQGANQRLLQQEKRNVLLKQLEEATRITTYLHSQLKSLSASSLTVSSSSSRGSLASSRGSLASSRGSLSSISFSDIYGMPHYERHDEPPDPHLRFALPPEAASRDAYTPEPAAPSKAKRSHDTPQSLASLSSRSSLSSLSPPSSPMDTPYHSTSQDCPLAQMTEEYMEQAGRGLLEGLRAQSQSQQDVVALAAAVHPADAKNHRDGGSQGAFNSAGVTLRGNNGSRSSRRTRRVSAGVSEDALATDSGVFEAWGRRAEDSEEMSYTKEQTTPSEPTQIQLGLLWESTSQSLRLHLLQLKNLSRSVVRDGYKVFVKVHLIPLDVGRACAFYCCTALEPKTHVSFNEGFRVPVPANALAGCALQLSLCLLGPQAQEELLGRAQVGLAECEGSSEMVYHWLRVQMFTGAEPQRPELRGQGQRRHHDGPEDEHRPRAQESTCGPLSRVDGDPDSDPDPPPRLQTESVDSGCSNSTPCERTLGKVAALKVEKATMTEGHFAEVVRVRGKERGGARWGHAAPFMRGGTIVRSQTFSPGARSQYVCRLYRSDSDSSTLPKKSPFVRNTLERRTLRYKQQSYRSSLAEQPTRTSLDLELDLQACRTRQRQLTEELSALRELKLRLEEPPPLQPASQPGELPNWALRDERFRCLLREAHRQAGQSEREQRQEEEVGRRLRKASKELLHMRGPSHKEPLRVHTFREKMAFFTRPRFNIHVPPLPADDV, encoded by the exons GATCACCAAGCCGCTGACTTTCGCCGACTGCGTTGGCGACGAGCTGCCCCTCGGCTGGGAGGAGGTGTACGACCAGCAAGTGGGCGTTTACTACATCGACCACATCAACA AGACCACCCAGATCGAGAACCCGCGCACCCAATGGCGTCAGGAGCAGGAGCGCATGTTGAAGGAGTACCTGGTGGTGGCGCAGGAGGCCCTCCGAGCCAAGAAGGAGATGTACCTGGTCAAGCAACAGCGTCTGGAGCTGGCCCAGCGCGAGATGTTGCTCTTCCACGAGCTCTCCGAGGACGGCCGCTCCGCCGCCGGCAGCG CTCACTCCGGCTCGTCCTCCGGCGCGAAATACGACCCCGACCAAATCAAAGTGGAAGTGGCTTGTAGGCGAGAGCGG CTCTCCAGACTGAAGCACGAGCTGGCCCAGGTGAGGCAGGAGCTGCAGTACAAGGAAATGGGCGTGGAGACCCTGCAGGA GATCGACCGTAAGATGTCGTGCAGTCAGACCAACTACAAGCTGGACGAGGCCCAGGCCATCTTCAACGAGCTGCGCAGCATCAAGAAGGCCATCAGCGCGGGCGAGAAGGAGAGGCAGGACCTTATCCAG AGCCTGGCCAAGCTGACGGCGAACTTGCAGAGCAGCTTGTGTGCGGGTGACCCGGCCGGCGAGGTGGTcaacagcggcggcggcggcggaggaggagggggagggacCACGGTGGCGAGCGAGCACCAGCAGCAGTACTGCGACGCCGGCTGCCAGACGGACATGATGATGGGAGAG GAATCGTCCCACCTGGTAGACAAAGTCAAGGTCAACTGGCAGTACGAGGAGGCCAAGAAGAA GGTGCAGAGTATCCAGCACCAGCTGGCCCAGCTGGACAGCGAGAGCTGGTCGGGCCGAGCCGAGGCCGACCGGGACCGAGACTTCATGCAGCTGCTGCGCGAGAAGGAGGCTCTGCTGCACGACATCATCATGGTCAGCAAGCAGCACAAGAAGGCTCACGGTCCCGATCCCGATGCCGATCCGGGTCCCGGTCCCGGTCCCGGTCCCGATCATGACGCGCTCCGGCAGCTGGAGGAGGAACGCTGCCGATTGGAGGAGGAAGTGCAGAGGGCGCACAGCTCGCAGAGTCAGGGAGCCAATCAGAG GCTCCTGCAGCAGGAGAAGAGAAACGTGCTGCTGAAACAGCTGGAGGAGGCCACGCGCATCACCACCTACCTTCACTCTCAGCTCAAGAG CTTGTCTGCCAGCTCCTTGACGGTGTCGTCCAGCAGCAGCCGCGGCTCGCTGGCTTCGAGCCGCGGCTCGCTGGCGTCCAGCCGCGGCTCCCTCAGCTCCATCAGCTTCAGCGACATCTACGGCATGCCGCATTACGAGCGCCACGACGAGCCTCCGGATCCCCACCTGCGCTTCGCGCTGCCCCCGGAGGCGGCGTCCAGGGACGCGTACACGCCCGAGCCGGCCGCTCCCAGCAAGGCCAAGCGCTCCCACGACACGCCGCAGTCGCTGGCCTCGCTGTCGTCGCGCTCCTCGCTCTCTTCGCTGTCGCCGCCCAGCTCGCCCATGGACACGCCCTACCACTCGACCTCCCAGGACTGCCCCTTGGCGCAGATGACGGAGGAGTACATGGAGCAGGCGGGACGCGGGCTGCTGGAGGGTCTGCGCGCCCAATCGCAGTCGCAGCAGGATGTAGtcgccctcgccgccgccgtgcACCCTGCGGACGCAAAGAACCACAGAGATGGAGGCTCTCAAGGGGCTTTCAACTCTGCTG GAGTGACTTTGCGTGGCAACAACGGCAGCAGAAGCAGCAGGCGGACCAGGAGAGTCTCGGCGGGCGTCTCCGAGGACGCGCTGGCCACAGACAGCGGCGTGTTTGAGGCCTGGGGCAGGAG GGCGGAGGATTCTGAGGAGATGTCCTACACGAAGGAGCAGACGACGCCGAGCGAGCCCACGCAGATCCAGCTCGGACTGCT GTGGGAGTCCACCTCGCAGTCCCTGCGTCTGCACCTGCTCCAGCTCAAGAACCTGAGCAGGTCCGTCGTGAGGGACGGATACAAAGT CTTCGTGAAGGTGCACCTGATTCCGCTGGACGTGGGCCGGGCCTGCGCCTTCTACTGCTGCACGGCTCTGGAGCCGAAGACGCACGTGAGCTTCAACGAAGGCTTCCGCGTTCCCGTGCCCGCCAACGCCCTGGCCGGCTGCGCCCTGCAGCTGTCCCTGTGCTTGCTTGGGCCGCAAGCTCAGGAGGAGCTCCTG ggcaGAGCACAGGTGGGGCTGGCTGAGTGCGAGGGGAGTTCAGAGATGGTCTACCACTGGCTGAGGGTCCAAATGTTCACCGGGGCAGAGCCTCAGAGGCCCGAGCTTCGGGGTCAAGGCCAGCGGCGACATCACGACGGGCCCGAGGACGAGCACAGACCCAGAGCCCAG GAGAGCACGTGCGGCCCGTTGTCCCGCGTCGACGGCGACCCGGACTCGGACCCGGACCCGCCGCCGAGGCTGCAGACCGAGTCCGTGGACAGCGGCTGCAGCAACAGCACGCCGTGCGAACGGACGCTGGGGAAGGTGGCCGCGCTGAAG GTGGAGAAGGCCACCATGACGGAGGGACACTTTGCGGAGGTGGTGCGAGTGCGGGGGAAAGAGAGGGGCGGCGCACGCTGGGGACACGCGGCGCCATTCATGCGCGGCGGCACCATCGTACGCTCGCAGACCTTCTCTCCCGGAGCTCGCAGTCAGTACGTCTGCAGG TTGTATCGCAGCGACAGCGACAGCTCCACCCTACCAAAGAAATCGCCGTTCGTCCGAAACACGCTAGAGCGGCGGACGCTGCGCTACAAGCAGCAGTCGTACCGTTCCTCGCTGGCCGAGCAGCCCACGCGTACCTCCCTGGACCTGGAGCTGGACCTCCAGGCCTGCAGGACGCGCCAGAGGCAGCTGACCGAGGAGCTGAGCGCCCTCCGCGAGCTCAAGCTGCGTCTGGAGGAGCCGCCGCCCCTTCAGCCCGCCAGCCAGCCCGGAGAGCTGCCCAACTGGGCCTTGAGGGACGAGCGCTTCCGCTGCCTGCTGAGAGAGGCCCACAGGCAG GCGGGTCAGAGCGAGCGGGAGCAGcggcaggaggaggaggtcgGGCGCAGGCTGAGGAAGGCGTCCAAAGAGCTTCTGCACATGAGGGGGCCGAGCCACAAGGAGCCGCTTCGCGTTCACACCTTCAG AGAGAAGATGGCTTTTTTCACCAGACCAAGGTTCAACATCCACGTACCTCCTTTGCCGGCTGACGACGTGTGA
- the wwc3 gene encoding protein WWC3 isoform X2, producing the protein MPWPGGGGGKRRESSELPLPAGWEEARDYDGRVFFIDHNTRQTSWIDPRDRITKPLTFADCVGDELPLGWEEVYDQQVGVYYIDHINKTTQIENPRTQWRQEQERMLKEYLVVAQEALRAKKEMYLVKQQRLELAQREMLLFHELSEDGRSAAGSAHSGSSSGAKYDPDQIKVEVACRRERLSRLKHELAQVRQELQYKEMGVETLQEIDRKMSCSQTNYKLDEAQAIFNELRSIKKAISAGEKERQDLIQSLAKLTANLQSSLCAGDPAGEVVNSGGGGGGGGGGTTVASEHQQQYCDAGCQTDMMMGEESSHLVDKVKVNWQYEEAKKKVQSIQHQLAQLDSESWSGRAEADRDRDFMQLLREKEALLHDIIMVSKQHKKAHGPDPDADPGPGPGPGPDHDALRQLEEERCRLEEEVQRAHSSQSQGANQRLLQQEKRNVLLKQLEEATRITTYLHSQLKSLSASSLTVSSSSSRGSLASSRGSLASSRGSLSSISFSDIYGMPHYERHDEPPDPHLRFALPPEAASRDAYTPEPAAPSKAKRSHDTPQSLASLSSRSSLSSLSPPSSPMDTPYHSTSQDCPLAQMTEEYMEQAGRGLLEGLRAQSQSQQDVVALAAAVHPADAKNHRDGGSQGAFNSAGVTLRGNNGSRSSRRTRRVSAGVSEDALATDSGVFEAWGRRAEDSEEMSYTKEQTTPSEPTQIQLGLLWESTSQSLRLHLLQLKNLSRSVVRDGYKVFVKVHLIPLDVGRACAFYCCTALEPKTHVSFNEGFRVPVPANALAGCALQLSLCLLGPQAQEELLGRAQVGLAECEGSSEMVYHWLRVQMFTGAEPQRPELRGQGQRRHHDGPEDEHRPRAQESTCGPLSRVDGDPDSDPDPPPRLQTESVDSGCSNSTPCERTLGKVAALKVEKATMTEGHFAEVVRVRGKERGGARWGHAAPFMRGGTIVRSQTFSPGARSQYVCRLYRSDSDSSTLPKKSPFVRNTLERRTLRYKQQSYRSSLAEQPTRTSLDLELDLQACRTRQRQLTEELSALRELKLRLEEPPPLQPASQPGELPNWALRDERFRCLLREAHRQEPGMHYQESHSCWRQHTPHCVTSLRQHRPPLPVTFVRNKSNTVCYNFVSSL; encoded by the exons GATCACCAAGCCGCTGACTTTCGCCGACTGCGTTGGCGACGAGCTGCCCCTCGGCTGGGAGGAGGTGTACGACCAGCAAGTGGGCGTTTACTACATCGACCACATCAACA AGACCACCCAGATCGAGAACCCGCGCACCCAATGGCGTCAGGAGCAGGAGCGCATGTTGAAGGAGTACCTGGTGGTGGCGCAGGAGGCCCTCCGAGCCAAGAAGGAGATGTACCTGGTCAAGCAACAGCGTCTGGAGCTGGCCCAGCGCGAGATGTTGCTCTTCCACGAGCTCTCCGAGGACGGCCGCTCCGCCGCCGGCAGCG CTCACTCCGGCTCGTCCTCCGGCGCGAAATACGACCCCGACCAAATCAAAGTGGAAGTGGCTTGTAGGCGAGAGCGG CTCTCCAGACTGAAGCACGAGCTGGCCCAGGTGAGGCAGGAGCTGCAGTACAAGGAAATGGGCGTGGAGACCCTGCAGGA GATCGACCGTAAGATGTCGTGCAGTCAGACCAACTACAAGCTGGACGAGGCCCAGGCCATCTTCAACGAGCTGCGCAGCATCAAGAAGGCCATCAGCGCGGGCGAGAAGGAGAGGCAGGACCTTATCCAG AGCCTGGCCAAGCTGACGGCGAACTTGCAGAGCAGCTTGTGTGCGGGTGACCCGGCCGGCGAGGTGGTcaacagcggcggcggcggcggaggaggagggggagggacCACGGTGGCGAGCGAGCACCAGCAGCAGTACTGCGACGCCGGCTGCCAGACGGACATGATGATGGGAGAG GAATCGTCCCACCTGGTAGACAAAGTCAAGGTCAACTGGCAGTACGAGGAGGCCAAGAAGAA GGTGCAGAGTATCCAGCACCAGCTGGCCCAGCTGGACAGCGAGAGCTGGTCGGGCCGAGCCGAGGCCGACCGGGACCGAGACTTCATGCAGCTGCTGCGCGAGAAGGAGGCTCTGCTGCACGACATCATCATGGTCAGCAAGCAGCACAAGAAGGCTCACGGTCCCGATCCCGATGCCGATCCGGGTCCCGGTCCCGGTCCCGGTCCCGATCATGACGCGCTCCGGCAGCTGGAGGAGGAACGCTGCCGATTGGAGGAGGAAGTGCAGAGGGCGCACAGCTCGCAGAGTCAGGGAGCCAATCAGAG GCTCCTGCAGCAGGAGAAGAGAAACGTGCTGCTGAAACAGCTGGAGGAGGCCACGCGCATCACCACCTACCTTCACTCTCAGCTCAAGAG CTTGTCTGCCAGCTCCTTGACGGTGTCGTCCAGCAGCAGCCGCGGCTCGCTGGCTTCGAGCCGCGGCTCGCTGGCGTCCAGCCGCGGCTCCCTCAGCTCCATCAGCTTCAGCGACATCTACGGCATGCCGCATTACGAGCGCCACGACGAGCCTCCGGATCCCCACCTGCGCTTCGCGCTGCCCCCGGAGGCGGCGTCCAGGGACGCGTACACGCCCGAGCCGGCCGCTCCCAGCAAGGCCAAGCGCTCCCACGACACGCCGCAGTCGCTGGCCTCGCTGTCGTCGCGCTCCTCGCTCTCTTCGCTGTCGCCGCCCAGCTCGCCCATGGACACGCCCTACCACTCGACCTCCCAGGACTGCCCCTTGGCGCAGATGACGGAGGAGTACATGGAGCAGGCGGGACGCGGGCTGCTGGAGGGTCTGCGCGCCCAATCGCAGTCGCAGCAGGATGTAGtcgccctcgccgccgccgtgcACCCTGCGGACGCAAAGAACCACAGAGATGGAGGCTCTCAAGGGGCTTTCAACTCTGCTG GAGTGACTTTGCGTGGCAACAACGGCAGCAGAAGCAGCAGGCGGACCAGGAGAGTCTCGGCGGGCGTCTCCGAGGACGCGCTGGCCACAGACAGCGGCGTGTTTGAGGCCTGGGGCAGGAG GGCGGAGGATTCTGAGGAGATGTCCTACACGAAGGAGCAGACGACGCCGAGCGAGCCCACGCAGATCCAGCTCGGACTGCT GTGGGAGTCCACCTCGCAGTCCCTGCGTCTGCACCTGCTCCAGCTCAAGAACCTGAGCAGGTCCGTCGTGAGGGACGGATACAAAGT CTTCGTGAAGGTGCACCTGATTCCGCTGGACGTGGGCCGGGCCTGCGCCTTCTACTGCTGCACGGCTCTGGAGCCGAAGACGCACGTGAGCTTCAACGAAGGCTTCCGCGTTCCCGTGCCCGCCAACGCCCTGGCCGGCTGCGCCCTGCAGCTGTCCCTGTGCTTGCTTGGGCCGCAAGCTCAGGAGGAGCTCCTG ggcaGAGCACAGGTGGGGCTGGCTGAGTGCGAGGGGAGTTCAGAGATGGTCTACCACTGGCTGAGGGTCCAAATGTTCACCGGGGCAGAGCCTCAGAGGCCCGAGCTTCGGGGTCAAGGCCAGCGGCGACATCACGACGGGCCCGAGGACGAGCACAGACCCAGAGCCCAG GAGAGCACGTGCGGCCCGTTGTCCCGCGTCGACGGCGACCCGGACTCGGACCCGGACCCGCCGCCGAGGCTGCAGACCGAGTCCGTGGACAGCGGCTGCAGCAACAGCACGCCGTGCGAACGGACGCTGGGGAAGGTGGCCGCGCTGAAG GTGGAGAAGGCCACCATGACGGAGGGACACTTTGCGGAGGTGGTGCGAGTGCGGGGGAAAGAGAGGGGCGGCGCACGCTGGGGACACGCGGCGCCATTCATGCGCGGCGGCACCATCGTACGCTCGCAGACCTTCTCTCCCGGAGCTCGCAGTCAGTACGTCTGCAGG TTGTATCGCAGCGACAGCGACAGCTCCACCCTACCAAAGAAATCGCCGTTCGTCCGAAACACGCTAGAGCGGCGGACGCTGCGCTACAAGCAGCAGTCGTACCGTTCCTCGCTGGCCGAGCAGCCCACGCGTACCTCCCTGGACCTGGAGCTGGACCTCCAGGCCTGCAGGACGCGCCAGAGGCAGCTGACCGAGGAGCTGAGCGCCCTCCGCGAGCTCAAGCTGCGTCTGGAGGAGCCGCCGCCCCTTCAGCCCGCCAGCCAGCCCGGAGAGCTGCCCAACTGGGCCTTGAGGGACGAGCGCTTCCGCTGCCTGCTGAGAGAGGCCCACAGGCAG GAGCCTGGAATGCATTATCAGGAATCCCACTCGTGTTGGAGGCAGCACACGCCCCACTGCGTCACGTCGTTGCGTCAGCATCGCCCGCCCCTTCCCGTTACGTTTGTACGCAATAAAAGCAATACAGTTTGTTATAATTTTGTCAGTAGTttataa
- the traf3ip2l gene encoding E3 ubiquitin ligase TRAF3IP2 isoform X1, protein MLPVCKSPNSWFLSNSNTPQEDDETMSGEQRDSTGASKPDSASLYDRSSIASGSSRLGTRSSEGDRESEPDERSRPDLSYRSFPPAPFPSLEDGSRPAGFSADRSVHLGSGAPSGSDGEELCGCCGRSFRSASSLEQPCSLRSEEPGRHHTPPPYVCSPPGAACWARCPGDEPPWPQSRVAHAPRHCDCRPPWGRFSPTGRSIPAAEKPPTHSMPLSLEQRRVFVTYEADDDAHLNEIIKFVALLRHNGFDTHIDIFEQQFRSISKIDFMERYLSEVKSRSCPSEEYLIIIIISPKYHETVTASHVGTDNDERTCNTVYIHKQVPQAQNIAVVRFFKCFLTLWVPFIQLQNEFIQNGSKNFRFIPILFPGAKKSHVPNWLLNTHVYSWPRDRDDILRRLMRVEKYNPPPVGELPTIVSIPI, encoded by the exons ATGCTGCCAGTTTGCAAATCTCCAAATAG TTGGTTTCTGAGCAACAGCAACACGCCCCAAGAGGACGATGAGACGATGAGCGGCGAGCAGCGAGACTCGACCGGCGCCTCCAAACCGGACTCGGCCTCCCTTTACGACCGCTCGTCCATCGCCTCCGGCTCCTCTCGGCTCGGTACGCGGAGTTCGGAGGGGGACCGGGAAAGCGAGCCGGATGAGCGTTCCCGCCCCGACCTGAGCTACCGTTCCTTCCCGCCGGCTCCGTTCCCGAGCCTGGAGGACGGCAGCCGGCCGGCGGGCTTCTCCGCGGACCGGTCGGTACATCTCGGCAGCGGCGCCCCGTCCGGGTCGGACGGCGAAGAACTCTGCGGCTGCTGCGGCCGGAGCTTCCGGTCCGCGTCGAGCCTGGAGCAGCCGTGCTCGCTGCGCTCCGAGGAGCCCGGCCGGCACCACACGCCGCCGCCCTACGTGTGCTCGCCCCCGGGCGCCGCCTGCTGGGCCCGTTGTCCCGGCGACGAGCCGCCGTGGCCTCAGAGCCGAGTGGCTCACGCACCGCGGCACT GTGACTGCAGACCTCCCTGGGGCCGATTCAGTCCAAC GGGCCGCAGCATTCCGGCCGCCGAGAAGCCGCCGACGCACAGCATGCCGTTGTCCCTGGAGCAGA GGAGGGTCTTCGTCACGTACGAGGCGGACGACGACGCGCACCTCAACGAGATCATCAAGTTCGTCGCTCTGCTGCGACACAACGGCTTCGACACGCAC ATCGACATCTTCGAGCAGCAGTTCCGCAGCATCAGCAAGATCGACTTCATGGAGCGCTACCTCAGCGAGGTAAAAAGTCGCAGCTGCCCCTCGGAG GAATAcctgatcatcatcatcatcagccccAAGTACCACGAGACGGTCACCGCCTCCCACGTCGGCACCGACAACGACGAGAGGACCTGCAACACCGTCTACATCCACAAACAGGTTCCGCAAGCGCAAAACATTGCGGTAGTCcgctttttcaaatgttttttgacaCTGTGGGTTCCTTTCATTCAGCTCCAGAATGAGTTCATTCAGAACGGAAGCAAGAATTTCCGCTTCATACCCATTTTGTTCCCCGGGGCTAAAAAG TCTCACGTTCCAAACTGGTTGCTGAACACACACGTGTACAGTTGGCCGCGCGACCGCGACGACATCCTGCGACGGTTGATGAGGGTTGAGAAGTACAACCCGCCGCCCGTCGGAGAACTCCCCACCATCGTCTCCATCCCAATATAA
- the traf3ip2l gene encoding E3 ubiquitin ligase TRAF3IP2 isoform X3: MLPVCKSPNSWFLSNSNTPQEDDETMSGEQRDSTGASKPDSASLYDRSSIASGSSRLGTRSSEGDRESEPDERSRPDLSYRSFPPAPFPSLEDGSRPAGFSADRSVHLGSGAPSGSDGEELCGCCGRSFRSASSLEQPCSLRSEEPGRHHTPPPYVCSPPGAACWARCPGDEPPWPQSRVAHAPRHCDCRPPWGRFSPTGRSIPAAEKPPTHSMPLSLEQRRVFVTYEADDDAHLNEIIKFVALLRHNGFDTHIDIFEQQFRSISKIDFMERYLSEVKSRSCPSEEYLIIIIISPKYHETVTASHVGTDNDERTCNTVYIHKQLQNEFIQNGSKNFRFIPILFPGAKKSHVPNWLLNTHVYSWPRDRDDILRRLMRVEKYNPPPVGELPTIVSIPI; encoded by the exons ATGCTGCCAGTTTGCAAATCTCCAAATAG TTGGTTTCTGAGCAACAGCAACACGCCCCAAGAGGACGATGAGACGATGAGCGGCGAGCAGCGAGACTCGACCGGCGCCTCCAAACCGGACTCGGCCTCCCTTTACGACCGCTCGTCCATCGCCTCCGGCTCCTCTCGGCTCGGTACGCGGAGTTCGGAGGGGGACCGGGAAAGCGAGCCGGATGAGCGTTCCCGCCCCGACCTGAGCTACCGTTCCTTCCCGCCGGCTCCGTTCCCGAGCCTGGAGGACGGCAGCCGGCCGGCGGGCTTCTCCGCGGACCGGTCGGTACATCTCGGCAGCGGCGCCCCGTCCGGGTCGGACGGCGAAGAACTCTGCGGCTGCTGCGGCCGGAGCTTCCGGTCCGCGTCGAGCCTGGAGCAGCCGTGCTCGCTGCGCTCCGAGGAGCCCGGCCGGCACCACACGCCGCCGCCCTACGTGTGCTCGCCCCCGGGCGCCGCCTGCTGGGCCCGTTGTCCCGGCGACGAGCCGCCGTGGCCTCAGAGCCGAGTGGCTCACGCACCGCGGCACT GTGACTGCAGACCTCCCTGGGGCCGATTCAGTCCAAC GGGCCGCAGCATTCCGGCCGCCGAGAAGCCGCCGACGCACAGCATGCCGTTGTCCCTGGAGCAGA GGAGGGTCTTCGTCACGTACGAGGCGGACGACGACGCGCACCTCAACGAGATCATCAAGTTCGTCGCTCTGCTGCGACACAACGGCTTCGACACGCAC ATCGACATCTTCGAGCAGCAGTTCCGCAGCATCAGCAAGATCGACTTCATGGAGCGCTACCTCAGCGAGGTAAAAAGTCGCAGCTGCCCCTCGGAG GAATAcctgatcatcatcatcatcagccccAAGTACCACGAGACGGTCACCGCCTCCCACGTCGGCACCGACAACGACGAGAGGACCTGCAACACCGTCTACATCCACAAACAG CTCCAGAATGAGTTCATTCAGAACGGAAGCAAGAATTTCCGCTTCATACCCATTTTGTTCCCCGGGGCTAAAAAG TCTCACGTTCCAAACTGGTTGCTGAACACACACGTGTACAGTTGGCCGCGCGACCGCGACGACATCCTGCGACGGTTGATGAGGGTTGAGAAGTACAACCCGCCGCCCGTCGGAGAACTCCCCACCATCGTCTCCATCCCAATATAA
- the traf3ip2l gene encoding E3 ubiquitin ligase TRAF3IP2 isoform X2 translates to MLPVCKSPNSWFLSNSNTPQEDDETMSGEQRDSTGASKPDSASLYDRSSIASGSSRLGTRSSEGDRESEPDERSRPDLSYRSFPPAPFPSLEDGSRPAGFSADRSVHLGSGAPSGSDGEELCGCCGRSFRSASSLEQPCSLRSEEPGRHHTPPPYVCSPPGAACWARCPGDEPPWPQSRVAHAPRHCDCRPPWGRFSPTGRSIPAAEKPPTHSMPLSLEQRRVFVTYEADDDAHLNEIIKFVALLRHNGFDTHIDIFEQQFRSISKIDFMERYLSEKEYLIIIIISPKYHETVTASHVGTDNDERTCNTVYIHKQVPQAQNIAVVRFFKCFLTLWVPFIQLQNEFIQNGSKNFRFIPILFPGAKKSHVPNWLLNTHVYSWPRDRDDILRRLMRVEKYNPPPVGELPTIVSIPI, encoded by the exons ATGCTGCCAGTTTGCAAATCTCCAAATAG TTGGTTTCTGAGCAACAGCAACACGCCCCAAGAGGACGATGAGACGATGAGCGGCGAGCAGCGAGACTCGACCGGCGCCTCCAAACCGGACTCGGCCTCCCTTTACGACCGCTCGTCCATCGCCTCCGGCTCCTCTCGGCTCGGTACGCGGAGTTCGGAGGGGGACCGGGAAAGCGAGCCGGATGAGCGTTCCCGCCCCGACCTGAGCTACCGTTCCTTCCCGCCGGCTCCGTTCCCGAGCCTGGAGGACGGCAGCCGGCCGGCGGGCTTCTCCGCGGACCGGTCGGTACATCTCGGCAGCGGCGCCCCGTCCGGGTCGGACGGCGAAGAACTCTGCGGCTGCTGCGGCCGGAGCTTCCGGTCCGCGTCGAGCCTGGAGCAGCCGTGCTCGCTGCGCTCCGAGGAGCCCGGCCGGCACCACACGCCGCCGCCCTACGTGTGCTCGCCCCCGGGCGCCGCCTGCTGGGCCCGTTGTCCCGGCGACGAGCCGCCGTGGCCTCAGAGCCGAGTGGCTCACGCACCGCGGCACT GTGACTGCAGACCTCCCTGGGGCCGATTCAGTCCAAC GGGCCGCAGCATTCCGGCCGCCGAGAAGCCGCCGACGCACAGCATGCCGTTGTCCCTGGAGCAGA GGAGGGTCTTCGTCACGTACGAGGCGGACGACGACGCGCACCTCAACGAGATCATCAAGTTCGTCGCTCTGCTGCGACACAACGGCTTCGACACGCAC ATCGACATCTTCGAGCAGCAGTTCCGCAGCATCAGCAAGATCGACTTCATGGAGCGCTACCTCAGCGAG AAGGAATAcctgatcatcatcatcatcagccccAAGTACCACGAGACGGTCACCGCCTCCCACGTCGGCACCGACAACGACGAGAGGACCTGCAACACCGTCTACATCCACAAACAGGTTCCGCAAGCGCAAAACATTGCGGTAGTCcgctttttcaaatgttttttgacaCTGTGGGTTCCTTTCATTCAGCTCCAGAATGAGTTCATTCAGAACGGAAGCAAGAATTTCCGCTTCATACCCATTTTGTTCCCCGGGGCTAAAAAG TCTCACGTTCCAAACTGGTTGCTGAACACACACGTGTACAGTTGGCCGCGCGACCGCGACGACATCCTGCGACGGTTGATGAGGGTTGAGAAGTACAACCCGCCGCCCGTCGGAGAACTCCCCACCATCGTCTCCATCCCAATATAA